One window from the genome of Eucalyptus grandis isolate ANBG69807.140 chromosome 7, ASM1654582v1, whole genome shotgun sequence encodes:
- the LOC104453382 gene encoding NADH dehydrogenase [ubiquinone] 1 beta subcomplex subunit 9: MSAASAVTTAGYLARRAAQKERVRILYRRALKDTLNWAVHRHLFYQDASDLRERFEANKRVEDLDTIDRLIADAEASYNKWRHPDPYIVPWAPGGSKFTRNPTPPSGIEIIYDYGREDND; this comes from the exons ATGAGCGCGGCGTCGGCGGTGACGACGGCGGGGTACCTGGCCCGGAGGGCGGCGCAGAAGGAGAGGGTCCGTATTCTCTACCGCCGCGCCCTCAAGGACACTCTCAACTGGGCCGTGCACCGCCACCTCTTTTACCAAGAC GCGTCAGATTTGCGCGAGAGGTTCGAAGCCAACAAGCGCGTG GAGGATCTCGATACGATTGACAGATTGATTGCTGATGCGGAAGCTAGCTACAATAAGTGGCGGCACCCTGATCCTTATATCG TGCCTTGGGCTCCTGGTGGTAGCAAGTTTACTCGAAACCCAACACCACCTTCGGGG ATTGAGATAATTTATGATTATGGTCGTGAAGATAATGATTGA